Proteins encoded in a region of the Phaenicophaeus curvirostris isolate KB17595 chromosome 20, BPBGC_Pcur_1.0, whole genome shotgun sequence genome:
- the TPRN gene encoding taperin isoform X1: protein MSSAEPPLGAVMRAQPAWKREILERKRAKLAGAAAAGVEDRDASSGERLVVAESLGPLRENPFMRLENERRRLRGCRDARPLQQLLELYSSVPGIRTIRADNILIIESQPAACFAEGDAVPGCRRDALSPPPPPPPPLPPPPPCSSSPPRRPDPLRELLARRGAALAEIRAEQVVIYESAEPPEAAEPGTVSRLLEKFGQRPRGGRRRRDGGGGEGAAAPQPPAPLPSPPRAAPQPLPAPPKPIAPPQPAAPTRAGPSQPPPPRAAAPQAAPGPLPRAATPQHASPPRAATPPPGPAPPAGAATVPQVATPQPSPLQPVPTSPRAATPQPVAPPSAVPVSPRAATPQPVAPPSAVPTSPRAVTPQPVAPPSAVPTSPRAVTPQPVAPPSAVPASPRAVTPQPVAPPSAAPSQPAAPLTVPSAPRAVSPKPAAAPQANCFLHKIGSNSFTVTPRGLPPGSRLPEPRAVAPGRPSAPKGPPVPSAGAPLARANTRRPKPEVAVLPGASLAPSATAAPQPLSAAAPRAGGSFHILPAPKPDLAAIPAHDLQAQALAKLRLNSRNSFVFVPRQEGGAALSRAREEKTLQEPPRASAPEQEEPVASRPAPLDPSVPVTYIDDIVELESGEVSPGAGSAARTGSLADRPGGASAELEMEFSSVPLYRPHSASSQRGGSTFTVVPKRKPLAPGPQALADASARPQREEEEEDEESKGRSKAVESVDGPPVGTPHKKRYPTVNEIEVIGGYLSLERSCMSKTGSRRKKMKISFNEKSLQTMFEYPSESSLAEEEDEEEAGRASETEENKSRTFYIPRPNGTLPPSTPNSADLSSYTPKHSVKFSEWQEQKYEEMPAAERPLPKEANSPGNQVMLTPAEKGGLSDFSSEPALYF from the exons ATGAGCAGCGCGGAGCCGCCGCTGGGAGCCGTGATGCGGGCTCAGCCCGCTTGGAAGCGGGAGATCTTGGAGAGGAAAAGAGCCAAGCTGGCCggagcggcggccgcgggggtGGAAGACCGGGACGCCTCGTCGGGAGAGCGCTTGGTGGTGGCGGAAAGCTTGGGCCCGCTGCGGGAAAACCCCTTCATGCGGCTGGAGAAcgagcggcggcggctgcgcggctgcagggatgctcggcccttgcagcagctgctggagctttACAGCTCCGTGCCCGGCATCCGCACCATCCGAGCGGACAACATCCTCATCATCGAGTCCCAGCCCGCCGCTTGCTTCGCCGAGGGGGATGCGGTGCCGGGATGCCGCCGGGATgctctttctccccctcctcctcctcctcctcctcttcctcctcctcctccctgctcttcctcgcctccccgccgccccgaCCCGCTGCGGGAGCTGCTGGCCCGCCGGGGGGCCGCCCTGGCCGAGATCCGAGCCGAGCAGGTCGTGATCTACGAGTCGGCGGAGCCTCCCGAAGCCGCCGAACCGGGCACCGTCAGCCGCCTGCTCGAGAAGTTCGGGCAGCGGCCGCGGGGGGGGAGGCGGCGCCGGgacgggggcggcggggagggggctgctgccccccaacccccggcaccgctcccctctcccccccgcgccgccccccaGCCGCTCCCGgctccccccaaacccatcgCCCCCCCCCAACCCGCGGCTCCCACCCGGGCtggcccctctcagcccccacccccccgcgcTGCCGCCCCCCAGGCGGCCCCTGgtcccctccccagggctgccACCCCCCAGCACGCGTCTCCCCCCCGCGCTGCCACCCCTCCGCCGGGCCCTGCTCcccctgctggagctgccaCAGTCCCCCAAGTTGCCACCCCCCAGCCTTCCCCGCTTCAACCGGTCCCCACGTCCCCCCGGGCTGCCACCCCCCAGCCTGTGGCTCCCCCATCggctgtccccgtgtccccccgggCTGCCACCCCCCAGCCTGTGGCTCCCCCCTCAgctgtccccacatccccccggGCTGTCACCCCCCAGCCTGTGGCTCCCCCCTCAgctgtccccacatccccccggGCTGTCACCCCTCAGCCTGTGGCTCCCCCATCAGCTGTCCCCGCGTCCCCCCGGGCTGTCACCCCCCAGCCTGTGGCTCCCCCCTCAGCTGCCCCATCTCAGCCTGCAGCCCCTCTGAcggtcccctctgccccccggGCCGTCTCCCCCAAACCCGCCGCTGCCCCCCAGGCCAACTGCTTTCTGCACAAGATCGGCTCCAACTCCTTCACCGTCACCCCGCGGGGGCTGCCCCCCGGCAGCCGCCTCCCCGAGCCTCGCGCCGtcgcccccggccgcccctcTGCGCCCAAGGGGCCCCCAGTGCCATCCGCCGGCGCTCCCCTCGCCAGAGCCAACACCAGGAGGCCAAAGCCGGAGGTGGCCGTGCTGCCCGGTGCCAGCCTGGCCCCCAGTGCCACCGCGGCCCCCCAGCCGCTCTCGGCCGCTGCCCCCCGTGCCGGCGGCTCCTTCCACATCCTCCCGGCCCCCAAGCCCGACCTGGCTGCCATCCCGGCCCACGACCTGCAGGCCCAGGCGTTGGCCAAGCTGCGCCTCAACTCGCGCAATTCCTTCGTCTTCGTGCCCCGCCAGGAGGGCGGCGCCGCTCTGTCCCGGGCACGGGAGGAGAAGACCCTGCAGGAACCTCCAAGGGCTTCCGCCCCGGAGCAGGAAGAGCCCGTCGCTTCCCGGCCGGCACCTCTGGATCCGTCGGTCCCCGTGACTTACATCGATGACATTGTGGAGCTGGAGAGCGGGGAGGTTTCCCCCGGGGCCGGCTCGGCTGCCAGGACGGGGAGCTTGGCGGATCGGCCTGGAGGAGCCAGCGCTGAGCTGGAGATGGAGTTTTCCTCCGTGCCGCTCTACAGGCCCCACTCTGCCTCCAGCCAGAGGGGAGGCAGCACCTTCACTGTCGTGCCCAAAAGGAAGCCCCTGGCCCCGGGGCCGCAGGCCCTCGCTGACGCCAGCGCGAGGCCACAgcgggaggaagaggaggaggacgaaGAGAGCAAAGGGAGAAGCAAAGCTGTGGAAAGCGTCGATGGGCCCCCAGTGGGGACGCCCCACAAAAAGCGCTACCCCACGGTGAATGAGATTGAAGTGATCGGGGGCTACCTGTCCCTGGAGAGGTCCTGCATGAGCAAGACGGGCTCCCGACGCAAGAAG ATGAAGATCTCTTTCAATGAGAAAAGTCTGCAGACTATGTTTGAGTACCCGTCAGAGAGCTCACTGGCTGAAGAGGAGGACGAGGAAGAGGCAGGACGTGCTTCTGAAACAGAGGAGAACAAGTCTCGCACCTTTTACATTCCACGCCCAAATGGCACTTTGCCTCCCAGTACACCTAACTCA GCAGATTTATCCAGCTACACCCCAAAGCACTCTGTGAAGTTCAGTGAGTGGCAGGAGCAGAAATATGAGGAGATGCCTGCTGCAGAGAGACCCCTCCCAAAGGAAGCTAATTCCCCGGGGAACCAAGTCATG
- the TPRN gene encoding taperin isoform X2: protein MSSAEPPLGAVMRAQPAWKREILERKRAKLAGAAAAGVEDRDASSGERLVVAESLGPLRENPFMRLENERRRLRGCRDARPLQQLLELYSSVPGIRTIRADNILIIESQPAACFAEGDAVPGCRRDALSPPPPPPPPLPPPPPCSSSPPRRPDPLRELLARRGAALAEIRAEQVVIYESAEPPEAAEPGTVSRLLEKFGQRPRGGRRRRDGGGGEGAAAPQPPAPLPSPPRAAPQPLPAPPKPIAPPQPAAPTRAGPSQPPPPRAAAPQAAPGPLPRAATPQHASPPRAATPPPGPAPPAGAATVPQVATPQPSPLQPVPTSPRAATPQPVAPPSAVPVSPRAATPQPVAPPSAVPTSPRAVTPQPVAPPSAVPTSPRAVTPQPVAPPSAVPASPRAVTPQPVAPPSAAPSQPAAPLTVPSAPRAVSPKPAAAPQANCFLHKIGSNSFTVTPRGLPPGSRLPEPRAVAPGRPSAPKGPPVPSAGAPLARANTRRPKPEVAVLPGASLAPSATAAPQPLSAAAPRAGGSFHILPAPKPDLAAIPAHDLQAQALAKLRLNSRNSFVFVPRQEGGAALSRAREEKTLQEPPRASAPEQEEPVASRPAPLDPSVPVTYIDDIVELESGEVSPGAGSAARTGSLADRPGGASAELEMEFSSVPLYRPHSASSQRGGSTFTVVPKRKPLAPGPQALADASARPQREEEEEDEESKGRSKAVESVDGPPVGTPHKKRYPTVNEIEVIGGYLSLERSCMSKTGSRRKKMKISFNEKSLQTMFEYPSESSLAEEEDEEEAGRASETEENKSRTFYIPRPNGTLPPSTPNSDLSSYTPKHSVKFSEWQEQKYEEMPAAERPLPKEANSPGNQVMLTPAEKGGLSDFSSEPALYF from the exons ATGAGCAGCGCGGAGCCGCCGCTGGGAGCCGTGATGCGGGCTCAGCCCGCTTGGAAGCGGGAGATCTTGGAGAGGAAAAGAGCCAAGCTGGCCggagcggcggccgcgggggtGGAAGACCGGGACGCCTCGTCGGGAGAGCGCTTGGTGGTGGCGGAAAGCTTGGGCCCGCTGCGGGAAAACCCCTTCATGCGGCTGGAGAAcgagcggcggcggctgcgcggctgcagggatgctcggcccttgcagcagctgctggagctttACAGCTCCGTGCCCGGCATCCGCACCATCCGAGCGGACAACATCCTCATCATCGAGTCCCAGCCCGCCGCTTGCTTCGCCGAGGGGGATGCGGTGCCGGGATGCCGCCGGGATgctctttctccccctcctcctcctcctcctcctcttcctcctcctcctccctgctcttcctcgcctccccgccgccccgaCCCGCTGCGGGAGCTGCTGGCCCGCCGGGGGGCCGCCCTGGCCGAGATCCGAGCCGAGCAGGTCGTGATCTACGAGTCGGCGGAGCCTCCCGAAGCCGCCGAACCGGGCACCGTCAGCCGCCTGCTCGAGAAGTTCGGGCAGCGGCCGCGGGGGGGGAGGCGGCGCCGGgacgggggcggcggggagggggctgctgccccccaacccccggcaccgctcccctctcccccccgcgccgccccccaGCCGCTCCCGgctccccccaaacccatcgCCCCCCCCCAACCCGCGGCTCCCACCCGGGCtggcccctctcagcccccacccccccgcgcTGCCGCCCCCCAGGCGGCCCCTGgtcccctccccagggctgccACCCCCCAGCACGCGTCTCCCCCCCGCGCTGCCACCCCTCCGCCGGGCCCTGCTCcccctgctggagctgccaCAGTCCCCCAAGTTGCCACCCCCCAGCCTTCCCCGCTTCAACCGGTCCCCACGTCCCCCCGGGCTGCCACCCCCCAGCCTGTGGCTCCCCCATCggctgtccccgtgtccccccgggCTGCCACCCCCCAGCCTGTGGCTCCCCCCTCAgctgtccccacatccccccggGCTGTCACCCCCCAGCCTGTGGCTCCCCCCTCAgctgtccccacatccccccggGCTGTCACCCCTCAGCCTGTGGCTCCCCCATCAGCTGTCCCCGCGTCCCCCCGGGCTGTCACCCCCCAGCCTGTGGCTCCCCCCTCAGCTGCCCCATCTCAGCCTGCAGCCCCTCTGAcggtcccctctgccccccggGCCGTCTCCCCCAAACCCGCCGCTGCCCCCCAGGCCAACTGCTTTCTGCACAAGATCGGCTCCAACTCCTTCACCGTCACCCCGCGGGGGCTGCCCCCCGGCAGCCGCCTCCCCGAGCCTCGCGCCGtcgcccccggccgcccctcTGCGCCCAAGGGGCCCCCAGTGCCATCCGCCGGCGCTCCCCTCGCCAGAGCCAACACCAGGAGGCCAAAGCCGGAGGTGGCCGTGCTGCCCGGTGCCAGCCTGGCCCCCAGTGCCACCGCGGCCCCCCAGCCGCTCTCGGCCGCTGCCCCCCGTGCCGGCGGCTCCTTCCACATCCTCCCGGCCCCCAAGCCCGACCTGGCTGCCATCCCGGCCCACGACCTGCAGGCCCAGGCGTTGGCCAAGCTGCGCCTCAACTCGCGCAATTCCTTCGTCTTCGTGCCCCGCCAGGAGGGCGGCGCCGCTCTGTCCCGGGCACGGGAGGAGAAGACCCTGCAGGAACCTCCAAGGGCTTCCGCCCCGGAGCAGGAAGAGCCCGTCGCTTCCCGGCCGGCACCTCTGGATCCGTCGGTCCCCGTGACTTACATCGATGACATTGTGGAGCTGGAGAGCGGGGAGGTTTCCCCCGGGGCCGGCTCGGCTGCCAGGACGGGGAGCTTGGCGGATCGGCCTGGAGGAGCCAGCGCTGAGCTGGAGATGGAGTTTTCCTCCGTGCCGCTCTACAGGCCCCACTCTGCCTCCAGCCAGAGGGGAGGCAGCACCTTCACTGTCGTGCCCAAAAGGAAGCCCCTGGCCCCGGGGCCGCAGGCCCTCGCTGACGCCAGCGCGAGGCCACAgcgggaggaagaggaggaggacgaaGAGAGCAAAGGGAGAAGCAAAGCTGTGGAAAGCGTCGATGGGCCCCCAGTGGGGACGCCCCACAAAAAGCGCTACCCCACGGTGAATGAGATTGAAGTGATCGGGGGCTACCTGTCCCTGGAGAGGTCCTGCATGAGCAAGACGGGCTCCCGACGCAAGAAG ATGAAGATCTCTTTCAATGAGAAAAGTCTGCAGACTATGTTTGAGTACCCGTCAGAGAGCTCACTGGCTGAAGAGGAGGACGAGGAAGAGGCAGGACGTGCTTCTGAAACAGAGGAGAACAAGTCTCGCACCTTTTACATTCCACGCCCAAATGGCACTTTGCCTCCCAGTACACCTAACTCAG ATTTATCCAGCTACACCCCAAAGCACTCTGTGAAGTTCAGTGAGTGGCAGGAGCAGAAATATGAGGAGATGCCTGCTGCAGAGAGACCCCTCCCAAAGGAAGCTAATTCCCCGGGGAACCAAGTCATG